The sequence below is a genomic window from Lysobacter stagni.
GCCAGTAACCGGGGATCAGGTCGAAGCCCATGCCGGCATTGGAGCACGTTCCGCATACGACATTGGCGTGGTGCATTTGGGAACGTTCCCATGGCCGCCAATGGATACGCCGCCCAGGCTCAAGGCCTTTGTCAAAGGCGGCATGCATGAAACGAATGAACTGGAAGTGGGCAGATCTTGGAAGGGCGATGCTGGAGGGGCCGTCGCAGGGCGCGTGGGCGCGTTGCATGGCGGCGTCCCGTCTGGGCAGCATCGAACTGGCCGCCCAGGAATGGTCGATCTGGGTGCAGGTGCGCGGCCAGGCGTGGGTCGAGGCGAAGGAAGGGCGCTTCTTCCTGCGTCGCGGCGACTGGATTGCCCTGTCGCGCGACTCGCACCCGACCCTGCAGGCGGACCCGGGCGGCCTGTGCGTCGGGGTGTCCGTCGCTGACGATGCGATGAAGGCGATGGCACAGTTCTCGGAGTTCGGCCTGCATGCGGGTCGGGGGCACCTGGCGCAGCGTGACGTGCGCACCTACACGCGGCTATGGCATCGGCTGGCGGCGAATCTGGACAAGGGCGCCTCCCCGCCTCGCATGGACGCGCCACTCCGTTGCCTTCTGCTGCATCTGGAATCGATGCAGGGCGAGTACCGCTCGCGCCTGCAGCGCTGCCCTGGCCCGTCGCTCGGACGCAAGCGACAGGTATTCGACCGCATGCAGCGCGCCCGCCTGTACCTGGAGGGCAACTGCGATCGCATGGTGCGCGTGAGCGAGCTGGCGGAGAGGACGCAGTTCTCGGTCTGGTACTTCTCGAAAGTGTTCCACAAGCTGTACGACGAGAGCCCTCAGTCGGCGTCCGCGGCCATGCGACTGGAGCACGCGGCGAACCTGCTGGTCTCCACGCCGATGACCATCGGCGAGGTCAGCGTGGCGTCCGGTTTCGACAACAACTGCAGCTTCGCGCGCAGCTTCCGCGCGCGCTTCGGCATGACGGCGACGGACTACCGAGGTGGACAGCACTTTCGCCACGACGCGCAAACCTGCGGAACGGCGCGGGCAAATCACATCGCCGCCCCCGGCGATTCGGTCGGCTACGCCCGGAAAAACGCCGATTCCCCCTCCCGCCCTAACGTGACTGGACGTTTAACACGCCCATAACGCGGCGGGAGAGAAGTACAGATGAAGCAATACAACAAGCGCGCCGCCGTGCGCGTCGGCATGCTGCCGTTCGGCATTGCGATCGCGCTGGCGCCGGTGATGGCAAGCGCACAGGAAGCTGCGGAGAAGAACGCCACTACGCTCGATGCCGTGACGGTAACCGGCTCGCGCATCCGCCAGGCAAGCATCGAAACCGCACAGCCGGTCATCAGCCTGAGCAGGGCCGACATCCAGAAGCAGGGCTTCACCAGTGTTGCGGACATCGTGCAGAACATCAGCGCGGCCGGCTCGCCTGCGATCAGCCGCGCTGATGCGCTGGCCTCCGGCGAAGAGGTTGGCGGCCAGTACGTGGATCTGCGCAATCTGGGCCCCCAACGCACGCTGGTGCTGATCGACGGCAAGCGCATGGGCGTCAGCTCGGGTGGGTACTCCGACTTGGCTTCGATTCCTACCTCAGCGGTGGAGCGCATTGAAGTGCTGACGGATGGTGCGTCGGCGCTTTATGGCTCTGACGCGATCGCTGGTGTGATCAACATCATCACGCGCAGGAACTTCGACGGTGCGGAAGCCAGCGCTTACATTGGTCAGTACGGCCAGGGTGACGGTGATAAGCAGGTCTACAGCTTCATCCTGGGAAGCGCGGGCGAACGCAGCGCGGTCATGCTGGGAGCGGAGTACACCAAGGAAGATCCGGTCGCAGCATCTGCCCGTCCGTTCAGTGCTTACGGTCAGGGCCCCTACCATCCCGCTCCCATTGACCTTGCCAACGGCACGGTCGCATCGAACGGATGGAGTGCGGTCTCTGCGCGCGGTGTGATCTCGAGCGGTCCTTGTGGCGGCGGTCTGCCCTCAGTCTCCACTGAGGCGCTTTGTGGAAAGGGCATCGGTCGCAGCTGGTCTGTGGATGCAGGCGGCGACCCGGCGAAGTTCGCCGACTACCACCCGACCAACGCCTCCGACTACGCCAACTCCAACGCGCAGATGCTGCTGCAGACGGGCATCGAGCGTCGGTCGCTCTTCGCCAATGG
It includes:
- a CDS encoding helix-turn-helix transcriptional regulator; its protein translation is MKRMNWKWADLGRAMLEGPSQGAWARCMAASRLGSIELAAQEWSIWVQVRGQAWVEAKEGRFFLRRGDWIALSRDSHPTLQADPGGLCVGVSVADDAMKAMAQFSEFGLHAGRGHLAQRDVRTYTRLWHRLAANLDKGASPPRMDAPLRCLLLHLESMQGEYRSRLQRCPGPSLGRKRQVFDRMQRARLYLEGNCDRMVRVSELAERTQFSVWYFSKVFHKLYDESPQSASAAMRLEHAANLLVSTPMTIGEVSVASGFDNNCSFARSFRARFGMTATDYRGGQHFRHDAQTCGTARANHIAAPGDSVGYARKNADSPSRPNVTGRLTRP